Proteins encoded by one window of Nocardioides euryhalodurans:
- a CDS encoding SCO4848 family membrane protein yields MRFERRHGVLLLAVAVWNVLTFGMFTRNLYAAYAAGEDRATGYWVAHSVLIVVNFAIAGVLGRLGWKALRAPRQ; encoded by the coding sequence GTGAGGTTCGAGCGCAGGCACGGGGTGCTGCTGCTGGCCGTGGCCGTCTGGAACGTCCTGACCTTCGGGATGTTCACCCGCAACCTCTACGCCGCGTACGCCGCCGGCGAGGACCGCGCCACGGGCTACTGGGTCGCCCACTCCGTGCTGATCGTCGTCAACTTCGCCATCGCAGGGGTGCTGGGCCGACTCGGCTGGAAGGCCCTGCGCGCCCCGCGACAGTGA
- a CDS encoding alpha/beta fold hydrolase, whose protein sequence is MPSLAFDRAGPTGSVPVLLVHAGVADRRMWESFWGELTARRDVLRVDLRGFGESTERPEGELAPHRDVLDVLAAEGIDAVHVVGASFGAGVAAEVAVTDPARVRSLLLAAPGGSLIPEMTDQLRAFATAENTALASGDLAAAVEANLATWVDGPGQRSDRVDPQARALVGEMQRRAFELTDGWDDVEEAELDPPLLERLGEIGVPTLVLSGGLDVDAIADAAARVLAGVPHSREVLWPEAAHLPSLERPEEFTRLLLDWLDEVG, encoded by the coding sequence ATGCCCTCGCTCGCGTTCGATCGTGCCGGTCCGACCGGCTCCGTCCCGGTGCTGCTGGTCCACGCCGGCGTCGCCGACCGCCGCATGTGGGAGTCGTTCTGGGGGGAGCTGACCGCGCGCCGGGACGTGCTCCGGGTCGACCTGCGCGGCTTCGGCGAGTCCACGGAGCGACCGGAGGGGGAGCTGGCACCCCACCGCGACGTGCTCGACGTCCTCGCCGCCGAGGGGATCGACGCCGTCCACGTGGTCGGGGCGTCGTTCGGTGCCGGGGTCGCAGCCGAGGTCGCCGTGACCGACCCCGCCCGGGTCCGCTCGCTGCTGCTGGCCGCGCCGGGCGGCTCGCTGATCCCGGAGATGACCGACCAGCTGCGTGCCTTCGCCACCGCGGAGAACACCGCGCTCGCCTCCGGTGACCTCGCGGCCGCCGTCGAGGCCAACCTCGCGACCTGGGTGGACGGTCCCGGGCAGCGGTCCGACCGGGTGGACCCGCAGGCGCGAGCCCTCGTCGGCGAGATGCAGCGCCGGGCCTTCGAGCTGACCGACGGCTGGGACGACGTCGAGGAGGCCGAGCTCGATCCGCCCTTGCTGGAGCGGCTCGGTGAGATCGGCGTCCCGACCCTGGTGCTCAGCGGCGGCCTCGACGTGGACGCCATCGCGGACGCCGCGGCGCGCGTGCTGGCCGGCGTCCCGCACTCCCGCGAGGTGCTGTGGCCCGAGGCGGCGCACCTGCCGTCGCTGGAGCGCCCCGAGGAGTTCACGCGGCTGCTGCTCGACTGGCTCGACGAGGTCGGCTGA
- a CDS encoding YihY/virulence factor BrkB family protein: MASIKERLEAIRERRPFVDHVLRMVDHYGTVRGSLQAGAVTYFAFLSFFPVLALGFFVVGQVSKLFDGADDALAEALEQLLPGIVGDDPGEMSVETFQSAAAVAGIIGLVGVVYAGLGWLSAMREALVVVFELPQREQPNFVLGKLRDLVSLAVIGTTLVLSVAVTGFVSGFAGDLLAWIGLDQELAPLLELMTYVLGFGANMLLFFTLFKLLAQPHAPNRALWGGALLGAVGFEVLKRISFLLLAATQESEAFQVFGIALILLVWINYFSRVVMYAAAWAHTAPEARAVRDREALDADRSDLAMKELAHVQLRETPEGGHGSRVDPKVAFAAGGASMLGLVALVRRRKEKP; this comes from the coding sequence GTGGCGTCGATCAAGGAGCGGCTGGAGGCGATCCGGGAACGACGGCCGTTCGTCGACCACGTGCTGCGGATGGTCGACCACTACGGGACCGTCAGGGGCAGCCTCCAGGCGGGCGCGGTCACGTACTTCGCGTTCCTGTCGTTCTTCCCGGTGCTGGCGCTCGGGTTCTTCGTCGTCGGACAGGTCTCCAAGCTCTTCGACGGGGCCGACGACGCCCTGGCGGAGGCGCTGGAGCAGCTGCTGCCCGGGATCGTCGGCGACGATCCCGGCGAGATGTCGGTGGAGACCTTCCAGAGCGCGGCCGCGGTCGCCGGGATCATCGGCCTCGTCGGCGTCGTCTACGCCGGGCTGGGCTGGCTGTCGGCCATGCGCGAGGCCCTGGTGGTGGTCTTCGAGCTCCCGCAGCGCGAGCAGCCGAACTTCGTCCTCGGCAAGCTGCGAGACCTCGTGAGCCTGGCCGTGATCGGCACCACGCTGGTGCTCAGCGTCGCCGTCACCGGGTTCGTGAGCGGCTTCGCAGGGGACCTGCTGGCCTGGATCGGGCTCGACCAGGAGCTCGCCCCGCTGCTGGAGCTGATGACCTACGTCCTCGGCTTCGGCGCCAACATGCTGCTGTTCTTCACGCTCTTCAAGCTGCTCGCGCAGCCGCACGCGCCGAACCGTGCGCTGTGGGGCGGTGCGCTGCTGGGCGCCGTGGGGTTCGAGGTGCTCAAGCGCATCTCGTTCCTGCTGCTGGCCGCGACGCAGGAGTCGGAGGCCTTCCAGGTCTTCGGCATCGCCCTGATCCTGCTGGTGTGGATCAACTACTTCTCCCGTGTCGTGATGTACGCCGCCGCGTGGGCCCACACCGCGCCCGAGGCGCGCGCCGTGCGCGACCGGGAGGCGCTCGACGCCGACCGGTCGGACCTGGCGATGAAGGAGCTGGCCCACGTGCAGCTGCGGGAGACCCCGGAGGGCGGTCACGGGAGCAGGGTGGACCCGAAGGTCGCGTTCGCGGCCGGTGGGGCGTCGATGCTGGGACTCGTGGCGCTGGTGCGCCGCCGGAAGGAGAAGCCGTGA
- a CDS encoding succinate dehydrogenase cytochrome b subunit: MATPTLVKGARSTRSTIALKLLMAVSGIVFIGFVLLHMYGNLKAFAGHDAFNEYAHHLRVLGEPMLPHEGALWIIRVVLLGSLLAHVYAAFTLWSRAKRARSTSYVMKKRTGATFASLMMRWGGVTLLLFIVWHLLNFTVVKVNPTGGSTSDPYNLLVDSFSTWWLTLIYLAAMAMLGAHLHHGIWSAAQTLGLTGTAHARQRAKAVGFTLALIISVGFSLVPVAVLAGIISK, encoded by the coding sequence GTGGCAACTCCGACCCTGGTCAAGGGAGCACGCTCGACCCGCTCGACCATCGCCCTCAAGCTGTTGATGGCCGTGAGCGGCATCGTCTTCATCGGTTTCGTGCTGCTCCACATGTACGGCAACCTCAAGGCCTTCGCCGGTCACGACGCCTTCAACGAGTACGCGCACCACCTGCGCGTGCTGGGCGAGCCGATGCTGCCCCACGAGGGTGCGCTGTGGATCATCCGCGTGGTCCTGCTCGGCTCGCTGCTCGCGCACGTGTACGCCGCGTTCACGCTCTGGTCCCGGGCCAAGCGGGCGCGCTCCACGTCGTACGTCATGAAGAAGCGCACCGGCGCGACGTTCGCGAGCCTGATGATGCGCTGGGGCGGCGTGACGCTGCTGCTGTTCATCGTCTGGCACCTGCTGAACTTCACGGTCGTCAAGGTGAACCCGACCGGCGGCTCGACGAGCGACCCCTACAACCTCCTGGTCGACAGCTTCTCGACGTGGTGGCTCACGCTGATCTACCTGGCCGCGATGGCCATGCTCGGCGCGCACCTGCACCACGGCATCTGGAGCGCCGCCCAGACCCTCGGACTCACCGGCACCGCCCACGCCCGCCAGCGGGCCAAGGCCGTCGGTTTCACCCTCGCGCTGATCATCTCGGTCGGCTTCTCGCTGGTGCCGGTCGCCGTGCTCGCCGGCATCATCTCGAAGTAA
- a CDS encoding succinate dehydrogenase/fumarate reductase iron-sulfur subunit: MKLTLKIWRQADSSDPGGMHTYELDEVSEDMSFLEMLDVLNEQLIEQGEDPVAFDSDCREGICGMCGLMINGDAHGPEVTTTCQLHMRSFSDGETITIEPWRADAFPVLKDLCVDRSAFDRMIASGGYISVNTGSAPEAHSVPVPRDDALRAFNVATCIGCGACVAACPNGSASLFMGAKITHLGELPQGQPERDSRVVNMVAQHDHEGFGGCTNIGQCTAACPKEIPLDVISQLNKDLRTAMRHGH; this comes from the coding sequence GTGAAGCTCACCCTCAAGATCTGGCGCCAGGCCGACTCGTCGGACCCCGGCGGCATGCACACCTACGAGCTCGACGAGGTCTCGGAGGACATGTCGTTCCTCGAGATGCTCGACGTCCTCAACGAGCAGCTGATCGAGCAGGGCGAGGACCCTGTCGCCTTCGACTCCGACTGCCGCGAGGGCATCTGCGGCATGTGCGGCCTGATGATCAACGGCGACGCCCACGGACCGGAGGTCACCACGACCTGCCAGCTCCACATGCGCTCGTTCTCCGACGGTGAGACGATCACCATCGAGCCGTGGCGCGCCGACGCCTTCCCGGTCCTCAAGGACCTGTGCGTCGACCGCTCCGCCTTCGACCGGATGATCGCCTCGGGCGGCTACATCTCGGTCAACACCGGCTCGGCCCCCGAGGCGCACTCCGTGCCGGTCCCCCGCGACGACGCGCTGCGTGCCTTCAACGTGGCGACCTGCATCGGCTGCGGCGCCTGCGTGGCCGCCTGCCCCAACGGGTCGGCGTCGCTGTTCATGGGCGCCAAGATCACCCACCTCGGGGAGCTGCCCCAGGGCCAGCCCGAGCGCGACAGCCGGGTCGTCAACATGGTGGCGCAGCACGACCACGAGGGCTTCGGCGGCTGCACCAACATCGGCCAGTGCACCGCCGCCTGCCCCAAGGAGATCCCGCTCGACGTCATCTCGCAGCTCAACAAGGACCTGCGGACCGCGATGCGTCACGGTCACTGA
- a CDS encoding 2'-5' RNA ligase family protein, with amino-acid sequence MPTIGVALAIPEPWATQLQDYRTALGDETATMIPTHITLVPPTEVADDDLAVIEDHLAAAAAEVGAFGIHLRGTGTFRPVSPVVFVTLAEGISQCEQLAAHVRRGPLDVPLQFPYHPHVTIAHHLADEVLDRAFEELAGFECVFEAEEFHLYRHEEQAGWRPSRDFPLGGGA; translated from the coding sequence GTGCCTACGATCGGTGTCGCCCTGGCCATCCCCGAACCCTGGGCCACCCAGCTCCAGGACTACCGCACGGCGCTCGGTGACGAGACGGCCACCATGATCCCCACCCACATCACGCTGGTCCCGCCGACCGAGGTCGCCGACGACGACCTCGCCGTGATCGAGGACCACCTCGCCGCGGCGGCCGCCGAGGTGGGCGCCTTCGGCATCCACCTCCGCGGCACGGGTACCTTCCGACCGGTCTCGCCGGTCGTGTTCGTGACGCTGGCGGAGGGGATCTCGCAGTGCGAGCAGCTCGCCGCGCACGTACGCAGGGGACCGCTCGACGTACCCCTGCAGTTCCCGTACCACCCCCACGTCACCATCGCCCACCATCTCGCGGACGAGGTCCTCGACCGCGCCTTCGAGGAGCTCGCCGGCTTCGAGTGCGTCTTCGAGGCCGAGGAGTTCCACCTCTACCGCCACGAGGAGCAGGCCGGGTGGCGACCCTCCCGCGACTTCCCGCTCGGTGGCGGGGCCTGA
- a CDS encoding fumarate reductase/succinate dehydrogenase flavoprotein subunit, whose amino-acid sequence MPDTTSAAEPSLSADTEGEHDDAAGFYTPGEPIADAKAPGGPVADRWATRKFESRLVNPANRRKLSIIIVGTGLAGASAAATLGEAGYRVKSFCYQDSPRRAHSIAAQGGINAAKNYKEDGDSTHRLFYDTVKGGDYRSRESNVYRLAEVSVNIIDQCVAQGVPFAREYGGLLDNRSFGGVQVSRTFYARGQTGQQLLIGAYQALERQVAAGTVSCYTRHEMVELIVVDGEDGPRARGIVARDMVTGEIETHTADVVVLASGGYGNVFYLSTNAMGCNVTATWRAHRKGAYMANPCYTQIHPTCIPVSGSHQSKLTLMSESLRNDGRIWVPKSKADCEKDPREIPEEARDYYLERIYPSFGNLVPRDIASRAAKNVCDEGRGVGPEVDGVRRGVYLDFTAAIERMGKDGIEEKYDNLFDMYERITGENPYEMPMRIYPAVHYVMGGLWVDYDLQASIPGLFVTGEANFSDHGANRLGASALMQGLADGYFVLPHTIRDYLADGPFEPVADDHPAVVEARESVQSRIDHFLNNAGTRSVDSYHRELGNIMWEFCGMERTEDGLKKAIDLIRTLKDDFWRNVKVLGTADSLNQSLEKAGRVADFFELGELMCIDALNRRESCGGHFRGESQTEDGEALRHDDQYAYVAAWEFAGDDQPPVLHKEDLVYTAIEMKQRSYK is encoded by the coding sequence ATGCCCGACACCACCTCGGCCGCCGAGCCGTCCCTGTCCGCGGACACCGAGGGCGAGCACGACGACGCCGCGGGCTTCTACACGCCGGGCGAGCCGATCGCCGACGCCAAGGCCCCGGGCGGCCCGGTCGCCGACCGGTGGGCGACCCGCAAGTTCGAGTCCCGGCTGGTCAACCCGGCCAACCGCCGCAAGCTCTCGATCATCATCGTCGGCACCGGCCTGGCCGGCGCTTCCGCCGCGGCCACCCTCGGCGAGGCCGGCTACCGGGTGAAGTCCTTCTGCTACCAGGACTCCCCGCGCCGCGCCCACTCGATCGCCGCGCAGGGCGGCATCAACGCGGCCAAGAACTACAAGGAGGACGGCGACTCCACCCACCGCCTCTTCTACGACACGGTCAAGGGCGGCGACTACCGCAGCCGCGAGTCGAACGTCTACCGGCTGGCCGAGGTCAGCGTGAACATCATCGACCAGTGCGTCGCGCAGGGCGTCCCGTTCGCCCGCGAGTACGGCGGCCTGCTCGACAACCGGTCCTTCGGCGGCGTCCAGGTCTCCCGCACCTTCTACGCGCGCGGCCAGACCGGCCAGCAGCTGCTGATCGGCGCCTACCAGGCCCTCGAGCGGCAGGTGGCCGCCGGGACGGTGTCCTGCTACACCCGGCACGAGATGGTCGAGCTGATCGTCGTCGACGGTGAGGACGGACCGCGGGCTCGTGGAATCGTGGCCCGCGACATGGTCACCGGCGAGATCGAGACCCACACCGCCGACGTCGTGGTGCTGGCCTCCGGTGGCTACGGCAACGTCTTCTACCTCTCGACCAACGCCATGGGCTGCAACGTCACCGCGACCTGGCGTGCCCACCGCAAGGGCGCCTACATGGCCAACCCCTGCTACACGCAGATCCACCCGACCTGCATCCCGGTCTCGGGGTCCCACCAGTCGAAGCTGACCCTGATGAGCGAGTCGCTGCGCAACGACGGCCGGATCTGGGTGCCCAAGAGCAAGGCGGACTGCGAGAAGGACCCGCGCGAGATCCCCGAGGAGGCCCGCGACTACTACCTCGAGCGGATCTACCCCTCCTTCGGCAACCTGGTCCCCCGCGACATCGCCTCGCGTGCTGCCAAGAACGTCTGCGACGAGGGTCGCGGTGTCGGCCCGGAGGTCGACGGCGTACGGCGAGGTGTCTACCTCGACTTCACGGCCGCGATCGAGCGAATGGGCAAGGACGGCATCGAGGAGAAGTACGACAACCTCTTCGACATGTACGAGCGGATCACGGGTGAGAACCCGTACGAGATGCCGATGCGCATCTACCCGGCCGTCCACTACGTCATGGGCGGGCTCTGGGTCGACTACGACCTGCAGGCCTCGATCCCGGGCCTGTTCGTCACCGGAGAGGCCAACTTCTCCGACCACGGCGCCAACCGGCTCGGCGCCTCGGCGCTGATGCAGGGCCTGGCCGACGGCTACTTCGTGCTGCCGCACACGATCCGCGACTACCTCGCCGACGGCCCGTTCGAGCCGGTCGCGGACGACCACCCCGCGGTCGTCGAGGCCCGCGAGTCCGTGCAGTCGCGGATCGACCACTTCCTCAACAACGCCGGCACCCGCAGCGTCGACTCCTACCACCGCGAGCTCGGCAACATCATGTGGGAGTTCTGCGGGATGGAGCGGACCGAGGACGGCCTGAAGAAGGCGATCGACCTGATCCGCACCCTCAAGGACGACTTCTGGCGCAACGTGAAGGTGCTCGGCACCGCCGACTCGCTCAACCAGAGCCTCGAGAAGGCCGGCCGCGTCGCCGACTTCTTCGAGCTCGGCGAGCTGATGTGCATCGACGCCCTCAACCGTCGCGAGTCCTGCGGCGGCCACTTCCGCGGTGAGTCCCAGACCGAGGACGGCGAGGCGCTGCGCCACGACGACCAGTACGCCTACGTCGCCGCCTGGGAGTTCGCCGGCGACGACCAGCCGCCCGTCCTGCACAAGGAAGACCTCGTCTACACGGCGATCGAGATGAAGCAGAGGTCGTACAAGTGA